In Vicia villosa cultivar HV-30 ecotype Madison, WI unplaced genomic scaffold, Vvil1.0 ctg.000451F_1_1_3, whole genome shotgun sequence, the following proteins share a genomic window:
- the LOC131628404 gene encoding protein WHAT'S THIS FACTOR 1 homolog, chloroplastic-like codes for MFPHQTTLIILRATSPQSQPNFPILRRHFCLWSMKKDPDLESALSRNRRWIINNQIKNIILRYPNTEIPIETLQKKFKTLDLQGKALNWISKYPSCFELHQRRIRLTKRMINLVHQEQTVRDSLDPVFAQRLAKLLMLSVNNTLNVLKINEIKNSLGFPDDYLIRIVPRYPDLFRIVNESGRRSSMAIELIHWNPSFAVSEIEASALENGVDPNFKCCLPSSWVKSLEKFRDFESVPYVSPYSDPRVLVEGSKEMEKRNVGLVHELLSLTLWKKVSIMKLGHFKREFFLPDKLNVLLLKHPGIFYVSNKYRIYTVLLREGYVGSQLVDKDPLVVVKEKFGEIMQEGLHEYNQRRRLVNIEKKRNKGDPLSRVDEDEMKGRRRRRRSSEVSDEDDDGVVDGGNGNKLGGLLDPEERKRFYKVLFDDDGS; via the coding sequence ATGTTCCCTCATCAAACCACCCTCATCATTCTCCGAGCAACCTCACCTCAATCCCAACCAAACTTCCCCATTCTCCGACGACACTTCTGTCTCTGGTCAATGAAAAAAGACCCAGACTTAGAATCAGCCCTCTCCCGAAACCGACGCTGGATAATAAACAACCAAATCAAAAACATAATCCTCCGTTACCCCAACACCGAAATCCCAATCGAAACTCTCCAGaagaaattcaaaaccctagATCTTCAAGGTAAAGCCCTCAATTGGATTTCCAAATACCCCTCTTGTTTCGAACTTCACCAACGTCGCATTCGTCTCACCAAACGCATGATCAACCTCGTTCATCAAGAACAAACCGTCAGAGATTCGCTTGATCCCGTTTTCGCTCAGCGTCTCGCGAAACTCCTCATGCTTTCGGTTAATAATACCCTCAATGTGTTAAAAATCAATGAAATTAAGAACAGTTTAGGGTTTCCTGATGATTATTTGATTCGAATTGTCCCGAGATACCCCGATTTGTTTCGGATTGTTAATGAGAGTGGGAGGAGGAGCTCTATGGCGATTGAATTGATTCATTGGAACCCTAGTTTTGCAGTTTCGGAAATTGAAGCTTCTGCTTTAGAAAACGGGGTTGACCCGAATTTCAAATGCTGTTTGCCTTCTAGTTGGGTGAAATCGTTGGAGAAGTTTCGGGACTTTGAATCGGTTCCTTATGTTTCACCGTATTCGGATCCGAGGGTTTTGGTGGAAGGATCGAAGGAGATGGAGAAGAGGAATGTGGGTTTGGTTCATGAGTTGTTGTCATTGACTCTTTGGAAGAAGGTTTCGATTATGAAATTGGGTCATTTTAAAAGGGAGTTTTTTCTGCCGGATAAGTTGAATGTGTTGTTGCTTAAGCATCCTGGGATTTTCTATGTTTCTAATAAGTATAGGATTTATACTGTTTTACTTAGAGAAGGGTATGTTGGGTCTCAGTTAGTTGATAAGGATCCTCTTGTGGTTGTTAAGGAGAAGTTTGGGGAAATTATGCAGGAGGGACTTCATGAGTATAACCAAAGGCGGCGGCTTGTTAATATCGAAAAGAAGAGAAATAAAGGTGATCCTTTGAGTAGGGTGGATGAAGATGAAATGAAggggagaagaaggagaagaagaagcagtgaagtttctgatgaagatgatgatggtgttGTTGATGGAGGGAATGGTAATAAGTTGGGAGGGTTGCTTGACCCTGAAGAGAGAAAACGGTTTTATAAAGTTCTTTTCGATGATGATGGTTCCTGA